The proteins below come from a single Garra rufa chromosome 25, GarRuf1.0, whole genome shotgun sequence genomic window:
- the myod1 gene encoding myoblast determination protein 1 homolog gives MELSDIPFPIPSADDFYDDPCFNTNDMHFFEDLDPRLVHVSLLKPDEHHHIEDEHVRAPSGHHQAGRCLLWACKACKRKTTNADRRKAATMRERRRLSKVNDAFETLKRCTSTNPNQRLPKVEILRNAISYIESLQALLRSQEDNYYPVLEHYSGDSDASSPRSNCSDGMMDFMGPTCQSRRLNRYDSSYFNDTPNADARNTKNSVVSSLDCLSSIVERISTETPACPVLSVPEGQEGSPCSPLEGSVLSDTGAPAPSPTNCPQQQAQDPIYQVL, from the exons ATGGAGTTGTCGGATATTCCCTTCCCCATCCCATCAGCTGATGATTTCTACGACGACCCTTGCTTCAACACCAACGACATGCACTTCTTTGAAGACCTGGACCCCAGGCTCGTCCACGTGAGCCTGCTCAAGCCCGACGAGCATCACCACATCGAGGACGAGCACGTCAGGGCGCCCAGCGGGCATCATCAGGCCGGCAGGTGCCTGCTGTGGGCATGCAAAGCCTGCAAGAGGAAAACCACCAACGCCGACCGCCGCAAAGCCGCCACCATGAGGGAGAGGAGAAGACTCAGCAAAGTCAACGATGCTTTCGAGACCCTCAAGAGATGCACGTCCACCAACCCCAACCAGAGGCTGCCCAAAGTGGAGATTCTGAGAAACGCCATTAGTTACATTGAGTCTCTCCAAGCGCTGCTAAGAAGTCAAGAGGACAACTACTACCCTGTTCTGGAACATTACAGTGGAGACTCCGATGCCTCCAGTCCGAGATCCAACTGCTCTGACGGCATG ATGGATTTCATGGGTCCTACATGTCAGTCCAGAAGACTGAACCGTTATGACAGCTCTTACTTCAACGACACGCCAAATG CTGACGCACGGAATACTAAAAACTCAGTGGTGTCGAGCTTGGATTGTCTGTCCAGCATCGTGGAGCGAATTTCCACAGAGACCCCCGCGTGTCCCGTGCTGTCGGTACCGGAGGGGCAAGAAGGAAGCCCGTGTTCTCCGCTGGAGGGGTCTGTCCTGAGCGATACCGGGGCCCCCGCACCGTCCCCGACCAACTGCCCTCAACAGCAGGCTCAGGATCCCATCTACCAAGTGCTTTAA